In Cryptosporangium minutisporangium, the following proteins share a genomic window:
- the pruA gene encoding L-glutamate gamma-semialdehyde dehydrogenase encodes MDGVTRVPEPVNEPVRSYAPGSPERETLRSALDHLTDQREDLTQTIGGQARWGGGDEVPVVQPHAHAHLLXDLTQTIGGQARWGGGDEVPVVQPHAHAHLLGTLRQATRTDVTDAIAAAAQAAPAWQAMSYADRAAIFLRAADLVAGRWRDVLNAATMLGQSKTVQQAEIDSACELIDFLRFNVHFGERILAEQPNSGGGAWNRFDHRPLEGFVLAITPFNFTAIAGNLPTAPALMGNTVLWKPSPTQQLSAHYFMRVLEEAGLPPGVINLLTGDGAAVSEVALADRGLAGIHFTGSTRTFRYLWETVGRNLDRYASYPRLVGETGGKDFVVAHPSADPDALHTALIRGAFEYQGQKCSAASRAYVPRSIWEGGLRDRLAATTEELEYGDVRDFRYFGGAVIDRRAFDRLRDVLAKLAADPSCSILAGGEADDSVGWFVRPTVVVGTDPTHELFRTEYFGPVLGVHVYEDAEFDAVLDLAADSAPYALTGSIFARDREVLVRATERLRFAAGNFYLNDKPTGAVVGQQPFGGARASGTNDKAGSILNLLRWVSPRTIKETFAPPTDPFYPHMR; translated from the coding sequence ATGGACGGTGTCACCCGGGTACCCGAGCCGGTGAACGAGCCGGTGCGGAGTTACGCCCCCGGAAGTCCGGAGCGAGAAACGTTGAGATCCGCCCTGGACCACCTCACTGACCAGCGGGAAGACCTCACCCAGACGATCGGCGGCCAGGCCCGCTGGGGTGGCGGCGACGAAGTGCCGGTGGTCCAACCGCACGCCCATGCCCACCTCCTCNAAGACCTCACCCAGACGATCGGCGGCCAGGCCCGCTGGGGTGGCGGCGACGAAGTGCCGGTGGTCCAACCGCACGCCCATGCCCACCTCCTCGGAACCTTGCGGCAGGCTACGCGTACGGACGTCACCGACGCGATCGCCGCTGCGGCCCAGGCGGCACCGGCCTGGCAGGCGATGTCGTACGCCGATCGGGCCGCGATTTTCCTCCGGGCGGCCGACCTGGTCGCGGGGCGTTGGCGTGACGTACTCAACGCGGCGACGATGCTGGGACAGTCCAAGACGGTTCAGCAGGCGGAGATCGACTCCGCGTGCGAGCTGATCGACTTCCTCCGGTTCAACGTGCACTTCGGGGAGCGAATCCTCGCCGAGCAGCCGAACTCCGGCGGCGGCGCGTGGAACCGTTTCGACCACCGTCCGCTGGAGGGGTTCGTCCTCGCGATCACGCCGTTCAACTTCACCGCGATCGCCGGCAACCTGCCGACCGCGCCGGCGCTGATGGGCAACACGGTGCTCTGGAAGCCGTCGCCGACGCAGCAGCTCTCGGCGCATTACTTCATGCGGGTCCTGGAGGAGGCCGGGCTGCCACCGGGCGTGATCAACCTGCTGACCGGAGATGGTGCGGCGGTGTCGGAGGTCGCACTGGCCGATCGCGGGCTGGCCGGGATCCACTTCACCGGCTCGACCCGGACGTTCCGTTACCTCTGGGAGACGGTGGGCCGGAACCTCGACCGGTACGCGTCGTACCCACGGCTGGTGGGAGAGACCGGCGGCAAGGACTTCGTCGTCGCGCACCCCTCGGCCGACCCGGACGCGCTGCACACCGCGCTGATCCGCGGCGCGTTCGAGTACCAAGGGCAGAAGTGCTCGGCGGCGTCGCGAGCCTACGTGCCGCGGTCGATCTGGGAGGGCGGTCTCCGCGACCGGCTCGCCGCCACCACCGAGGAACTGGAGTACGGCGACGTCCGCGACTTCCGGTACTTCGGCGGCGCGGTCATCGACCGGCGCGCGTTCGACCGACTGCGCGACGTGCTGGCGAAGCTGGCGGCCGACCCGTCGTGCTCGATCCTGGCCGGCGGTGAGGCCGACGACAGCGTCGGCTGGTTCGTCCGGCCGACGGTGGTCGTCGGCACCGACCCGACGCACGAGTTGTTCCGCACCGAGTACTTCGGTCCGGTGCTGGGCGTGCACGTCTACGAGGACGCCGAGTTCGATGCCGTGCTCGACCTGGCCGCCGACAGCGCGCCGTACGCGTTGACCGGGTCGATCTTCGCGCGGGACCGGGAAGTGCTGGTGCGTGCGACCGAGCGGCTGCGGTTCGCGGCCGGGAACTTCTACCTCAACGACAAGCCGACCGGGGCCGTGGTGGGGCAGCAGCCGTTCGGCGGTGCGCGGGCTTCCGGGACGAACGACAAGGCCGGGTCGATCCTCAACCTGCTGCGCTGGGTGAGCCCGCGCACGATCAAGGAGACGTTCGCCCCGCCCACCGACCCCTTCTATCCTCATATGAGGTAG
- a CDS encoding serine/threonine-protein kinase: MTTPLGSRYELVEKIAGGATGSVWRARVTATGEAVAAKQIRAELASDADVVDRFLRERRVLTSIDHPAVVRMRDLVVEGDQISLVMDLVEGADLRHTLAIAGALAPTSAALMAATIADALAAAHAAGVVHADVKPANVLVPEDGGPVRLADFGVARLVHGPARLSYGTPEYIAPEVVQGHASIPASDVYGLGIVFYELLTGTTPYRGGSSAEVMRRHVTARPIWTDAVPDAARPVLTACLQRDPVRRPSAESLAADLRAVAAELAGLPAATPLPEGTPHFHVVPVVESVTGGVEPDERVTSVLPSTPRPGALAASSPDEVTTTVARSARHPSPTLSLAAPVPVAAGGVPSSPAGAIFASAGDSGPGGGTPPGDPVPNLDLTRPYAAPTNIFPAASGPGGPGPSVPSGPSGPGGPGAPGGPGAPSTPGGPPPSFDDTLSPPRWAFPAGTIPPRPPKKRRWPLIVGLAAVCLIVLAAVGVGVAASGVLSSSKNDSPSKNEADVTPPAESAKPTPQDSRTAAPTPSRSDGAIPDAPAGTTIPDLPTPGETMTPSDQTMPPMVTPKPGEPSIGGPIN; this comes from the coding sequence GTGACCACGCCTCTAGGCAGCCGATACGAGCTGGTGGAGAAGATCGCCGGCGGTGCGACCGGATCGGTGTGGCGCGCCCGGGTCACCGCGACGGGCGAGGCCGTCGCCGCCAAGCAGATCCGTGCCGAGCTGGCGAGCGACGCCGACGTCGTCGACCGGTTCCTTCGGGAGCGGCGGGTACTGACCTCGATCGACCACCCGGCCGTCGTCCGGATGCGTGATCTGGTCGTCGAGGGCGACCAGATCAGCCTGGTGATGGACCTGGTCGAAGGCGCCGATCTCCGGCACACGCTGGCGATCGCCGGTGCGCTCGCACCCACGTCCGCCGCGCTCATGGCTGCCACCATCGCGGACGCGCTGGCCGCCGCACACGCGGCGGGAGTCGTACACGCGGACGTCAAACCCGCGAACGTGCTGGTGCCGGAGGACGGGGGCCCGGTCCGGCTCGCCGACTTCGGGGTGGCCCGCTTGGTGCACGGCCCCGCGCGGCTGAGCTACGGCACGCCGGAGTACATCGCGCCCGAGGTGGTCCAGGGACACGCGTCGATCCCGGCCAGCGACGTCTACGGCCTGGGCATCGTCTTCTACGAACTGCTCACCGGCACGACCCCCTACCGCGGGGGCTCGTCGGCGGAGGTGATGCGGCGGCACGTCACGGCCCGGCCGATCTGGACCGACGCGGTGCCCGACGCGGCCCGACCCGTGCTGACCGCGTGCCTCCAGCGCGACCCGGTGCGCCGCCCGTCCGCCGAGTCGCTCGCGGCCGACCTGCGCGCGGTCGCCGCGGAACTCGCCGGCCTGCCCGCAGCGACACCGCTTCCCGAGGGAACACCGCACTTCCACGTCGTGCCGGTGGTCGAGTCGGTGACCGGCGGCGTCGAGCCGGACGAGCGGGTCACCTCGGTGCTTCCCTCGACCCCGCGGCCGGGCGCGCTGGCGGCGTCGTCGCCGGACGAGGTCACGACGACCGTGGCCCGGTCGGCCCGGCACCCGAGCCCGACGCTGTCGCTCGCCGCGCCGGTGCCGGTCGCGGCCGGAGGGGTTCCGTCGAGCCCGGCCGGTGCGATCTTCGCGAGCGCCGGTGATTCCGGACCGGGCGGCGGGACGCCGCCTGGCGACCCGGTGCCGAACCTGGACCTCACTCGGCCCTATGCCGCACCCACCAACATCTTCCCGGCCGCTTCGGGCCCGGGCGGTCCCGGTCCGTCGGTCCCGAGCGGCCCGAGCGGCCCCGGTGGGCCGGGTGCGCCGGGCGGGCCGGGTGCTCCGAGCACTCCGGGCGGCCCCCCGCCGTCGTTCGACGACACGCTCTCTCCGCCGCGCTGGGCGTTCCCGGCCGGCACGATCCCGCCGCGGCCGCCGAAGAAGCGCCGCTGGCCGCTGATCGTCGGCTTGGCCGCGGTGTGCCTGATCGTGCTGGCCGCGGTCGGCGTCGGCGTGGCTGCGTCTGGCGTCCTCAGCTCGTCGAAGAACGACAGCCCCAGCAAGAACGAGGCCGACGTCACGCCGCCGGCCGAGTCGGCGAAGCCGACGCCGCAGGACAGCCGCACGGCGGCGCCGACGCCGAGCCGCTCGGACGGCGCGATCCCGGACGCCCCGGCAGGGACGACGATTCCTGACCTCCCCACGCCGGGCGAGACGATGACGCCCTCGGACCAGACGATGCCGCCGATGGTGACACCGAAGCCGGGCGAGCCCTCGATCGGCGGCCCGATCAATTAA
- a CDS encoding CpaF family protein, with product MGDPAAVAGLIDEVLAAHADLVADPHAARRAVLDAVAGFGPLQRFLDDPSVEEVWVNGPGRVFVARGGRSELTTAILAPGQVEELVQRALERTGRRVDLSTPFVDAMLPDGSRLHVVIPDVTREHWAVNIRKFTARAHSLAELIPLGTLTPHSAGFLEASVVAGLNLIVSGGTQSGKTTLLNCLAGAIPAAERVISCEEVFELQLRHHPDWVPLQTRQPNLEGTGEIPLRRLVTEALRMRPDRLIVGEVRQAEALDLLIALNSGLPGLCSVHANSARQAVTKLCTLPLLAGANVHPSFVVPAVASCVDLVVHLELTAAGTRRVREVIAVGGHGSVETAEIFATSGGQLVRADGYPPHDERYARAGVDLPALLAV from the coding sequence ATGGGCGACCCGGCCGCGGTCGCCGGCCTGATCGACGAGGTCCTGGCCGCGCACGCCGACCTGGTGGCCGACCCGCACGCGGCCCGACGCGCGGTGCTCGACGCGGTCGCCGGGTTCGGGCCCCTCCAACGCTTCCTCGACGACCCGTCGGTCGAGGAGGTCTGGGTCAACGGTCCGGGCCGGGTGTTCGTGGCGCGCGGCGGACGATCGGAGCTGACCACCGCGATCCTCGCGCCCGGCCAGGTCGAGGAGCTGGTGCAGCGGGCGCTGGAGCGCACCGGCCGCCGCGTCGACCTCTCCACGCCGTTCGTCGACGCGATGCTCCCGGACGGATCGCGGCTGCACGTGGTGATCCCGGACGTGACCCGCGAGCACTGGGCGGTGAACATCCGCAAGTTCACCGCCCGCGCGCACTCCCTGGCCGAGCTGATACCGCTCGGAACGCTGACACCGCACTCCGCGGGCTTCCTGGAAGCCTCGGTCGTCGCCGGTCTGAACCTCATCGTCAGCGGCGGCACCCAGTCCGGAAAGACCACGCTGCTGAACTGCCTCGCCGGCGCCATCCCCGCCGCCGAGCGGGTGATCAGCTGCGAAGAGGTGTTCGAACTCCAGCTCCGGCACCACCCGGACTGGGTGCCGCTGCAGACCCGCCAGCCCAACCTGGAGGGCACCGGCGAGATCCCGCTGCGCCGCCTGGTCACCGAGGCGCTGCGCATGCGCCCGGACCGGCTGATCGTGGGGGAGGTCCGCCAGGCCGAAGCGCTCGACTTGTTGATCGCGCTCAATTCCGGCTTGCCCGGTCTGTGCTCCGTGCACGCCAACTCGGCGCGGCAGGCGGTGACGAAGCTGTGCACGCTGCCGCTGCTGGCCGGGGCGAACGTCCACCCGTCGTTCGTCGTCCCGGCCGTGGCGAGCTGCGTCGACCTCGTCGTCCACCTGGAGCTCACCGCGGCGGGCACCCGCCGCGTACGGGAAGTGATCGCGGTCGGCGGGCACGGCAGCGTCGAGACCGCGGAGATCTTCGCGACGTCCGGCGGGCAATTGGTCCGCGCCGACGGTTACCCGCCGCACGACGAGCGTTACGCCCGGGCGGGCGTCGACCTGCCCGCGCTGCTGGCGGTCTGA